The Pochonia chlamydosporia 170 chromosome Unknown PCv3seq00017, whole genome shotgun sequence genome includes a window with the following:
- a CDS encoding NADPH dehydrogenase (similar to Verticillium alfalfae VaMs.102 XP_003006555.1), with the protein MAAYLTQRITHPHHGIPVSRAQTPAPEKTAKCTHPIPNVAAKGVPFFTPEQDPVAGSAVEPQPSGQAVPKIFTPLKIRGITMPNRIWVSPMCQYSAHEGFHTPWHITHYGGMVQRGPGLMMVEATAVQANGRITPEDSGIWLDAHVDTLKKHVDFAHSQNALIGIQLAHAGRKASTVAPWLSSGATATEEVGGWPSDVVGPSNIPFDEHYPVPRAMTLAEIDQFRRDFISGVRRAVRAGFDVVELHFAHGYLVSSFLSPAVNKRRDQYGGSFENRARLALELVDATREVIPKDMPLFVRISATDWLDTNPDWQDGPSWTVDESVTLAKLFAQRGVDVLDVSSGGNHAQQKVIGGPGYQAPFAKKIKAAVKDSLLVSSVGSIKTGNVAQDIIQGGKDGEDTPLDLIAAGRMFQKNPGLVWSWADDLGVTINVAHQIGWGFGGRASKKPAKVNSQHSSIP; encoded by the exons ATGGCTGCATACCTTACACAACGTATAACCCACCCTCACCACGGCATTCCCGTCTCTCGCGCCCAAACACCGGCTCCTGAGAAAACTGCAAAATGCACACATCCGATCCCAAATGTCGCCGCGAAAGGTGTTCCATTTTTCACACCAGAGCAGGATCCCGTCGCCGGCAGTGCTGTGGAACCTCAACCATCGGGTCAAGCTGTCCCCAAGATCTTCACGCCACTAAAAATCCGTGGTATTACCATGCCAAATCGTATTTGGGTCAGCCCAATGTGCCAATACAGTGCTCACGAGGGCTTCCACACCCCATGGCACATCACCCACTACGGTGGAATGGTTCAACGAGGT CCTGGGCTCATGATGGTGGAGGCAACCGCTGTGCAGGCCAACGGGCGCATTACCCCTGAGGACTCGGGTATCTGGCTTGATGCTCATGTCGACACTCTCAAGAAACACGTCGACTTTGCCCATAGCCAAAACGCCCTCATTGGTATTCAGTTAGCCCATGCAGGTCGAAAAGCTTCTACCGTGGCACCTTGGCTTAGCTCCGGGGCCACTGCTACAGAAGAGGTGGGCGGTTGGCCCTCAGACGTCGTCGGTCCAAGCAATATTCCATTTGATGAGCATTATCCAGTTCCTCGGGCTATGACTTTGGCCGAAATTGACCAGTTCAGACGTGACTTCATCTCCGGGGTGCGTCGAGCTGTTCGCGCTGGATTTGACGTAGTTGAGCTGCACTTTGCGCATGGATATCTTGtctcgagcttcttgtcgCCGGCCGTGAACAAGCGGAGAGATCAATATGGCGGCAGCTTTGAAAATCGTGCCCGTCTAGCCCTGGAGCTCGTTGACGCTACACGAGAGGTCATTCCCAAAGATATGCCGCTGTTTGTGCGAATCAGTGCCACCGACTGGCTTGACACAAATCCAGATTGGCAAGACGGCCCGAGTTGGACGGTCGACGAGAGTGTCACATTGGCCAAGCTCTTTGCACAGCGGGGAGTAgatgtcttggatgtgtCTAGTGGTGGAAATCATGCGCAACAGAAAGTTATTGGCGGACCTGGTTACCAGGCTCCGTTtgccaagaagatcaaggcGGCTGTCAAGGATTCACTCTTGGTCAGCTCGGTCGGGAGTATCAAAACTGGCAATGTTGCTCAAGATATAATTCAAGGTGGTAAAGATGGGGAGGACACACCTCTTGATCTTATCGCGGCTGGTCGCATGTTTCAGAAGAACCCGGGActagtctggtcttgggCGGACGATTTGGGCGTTACGATAAATGTTGCCCACCAGATTGGATGGGGGTTTGGGGGCAGGGCATCCAAGAAACCGGCAAAGGTGAACAGTCAACATTCGTCGATACCCTAG